In the Duncaniella freteri genome, one interval contains:
- a CDS encoding lipoprotein signal peptidase yields the protein MRSRGTIVAIIIIVTVLLDQIIKIAVKTSFYLGEDMPVFSWFHLLFIENNGMAFGMTIGSKLALTLFRIVAVSALVWYIHSIIRIRVVPKGYLICLALITAGAAGNIFDCVFYGLIFNNPMPPQVASLFPEGGGYAPVFMGKVVDMFYFPLFSFTWPDWVPFVGGQFFLFFQPVFNLADAAISCGIFVLIVFYHKYVLSPSGLRDLSLRSYSKRGRM from the coding sequence ATGCGTTCACGAGGCACTATTGTAGCCATCATCATTATTGTAACGGTACTCCTCGACCAGATAATAAAGATAGCTGTAAAGACATCTTTCTATCTGGGCGAGGATATGCCTGTTTTTTCATGGTTTCATCTGCTGTTCATTGAGAACAATGGGATGGCATTCGGAATGACCATAGGCAGCAAGCTTGCGCTTACACTTTTTCGTATAGTGGCTGTATCGGCATTAGTATGGTATATCCATAGCATAATTCGTATAAGAGTGGTGCCGAAAGGGTATCTGATATGCCTTGCTTTGATTACTGCAGGGGCTGCCGGAAACATTTTTGACTGTGTATTCTACGGATTGATATTCAATAATCCTATGCCTCCGCAGGTGGCGAGCCTCTTTCCGGAGGGCGGGGGGTATGCGCCTGTGTTTATGGGTAAGGTGGTCGATATGTTCTACTTTCCGTTGTTCTCGTTCACATGGCCTGATTGGGTGCCGTTTGTCGGAGGTCAGTTCTTTCTGTTTTTCCAGCCTGTGTTCAATCTTGCCGATGCTGCCATTTCGTGCGGAATATTCGTGCTTATAGTCTTTTATCACAAGTATGTTCTTTCCCCTTCGGGACTGCGTGACCTTTCGCTCCGCAGTTATTCGAAGAGAGGCAGGATGTAA
- a CDS encoding TraR/DksA family transcriptional regulator: MSEKNRYSDEELQEFKAIILEKLAKAQKEYDTLRANINNTDGNDIADTSPTFKILEEGATTLSKEEAGQLATRQLKFIQHLQNALIRIENKTYGVCCETGELIPKERLRAVPHATRSVEAKNMKRK; encoded by the coding sequence ATGAGCGAGAAAAATAGATATAGCGACGAGGAGCTTCAGGAGTTCAAAGCGATTATTCTGGAGAAGCTCGCCAAGGCACAGAAGGAGTATGATACTCTTCGTGCCAATATAAATAACACCGATGGAAATGACATCGCCGACACATCGCCGACATTCAAGATTCTTGAGGAGGGGGCCACGACCCTCTCCAAAGAGGAGGCCGGGCAGTTGGCTACCCGTCAGTTGAAATTCATTCAACACTTGCAGAATGCATTGATCCGTATCGAGAACAAGACTTACGGAGTATGCTGCGAGACAGGAGAACTTATACCTAAGGAGCGTCTACGCGCTGTGCCGCACGCCACACGCAGTGTGGAGGCAAAGAATATGAAAAGAAAATAA
- the ileS gene encoding isoleucine--tRNA ligase, producing the protein MAKRFKEYGGLNLPEINQRVLGQWSDEDVFRRTMSEREGCPSFVFFEGPPSANGRPGIHHVLARTIKDIFCRYKTMQGFQVKRKAGWDTHGLPVELGVEKELGITKEDIGKKISVDEYNAACRREVMKYTDQWEDLTKRMGYWVDMPNAYITYDNRYIETVWWLLSKLYEKGYLYKGYTIQPYSPAAGTGLSSHELNQPGCYRDVKDTTCVAQFKVVDDNSPALAPYRDILFQWGTPYFLAWTTTPWTLPSNTALAVGPEIAYNIVRTYNPYSGKPITVVAADALMGSLFNAKACELRLDEYNKGDKLVPYEVVATVKGADLVGINYEQLLPWVNPGEGAFRVIPGDYVTTEDGTGIVHIAGTFGADDLRVSKQSGVPPLHLIDRDGNIRPMVDMTGRFYLMSDLDPKFVSEMVDAEAYKAWEGKYVKNAYDPAATEETETLDVQICMELKATDKVYKIEKHTHNYPHCWRTDKPVLYYPLDSWFIKTTAVRERLMELNEGINWKPASTGSGRFGKWLENLQDWNLSRSRYWGTPLPIWRTEDGAEEMCISSVEQLCAEMDRAVEAGLMKENLYRKAGFEPGVYAKENYDKIDLHRPYVDDIVLLSPSGKPMYREKDLIDVWFDSGSMPYAQIHYPFENKEAFDNREVYPADFIAEGVDQTRGWFFTLHAIAGMLFDSVAYKAVVSNGLVLDKFGNKMSKRLGNAVDPFGQIEKFGADPVRWYMISNSSPWDNLKYDENGVAETSRKFFSTLYNTYGFFALYANLDGFDPTAPAIPVAERPEIDRWVLSLLNTLVGTVTESLDDYEPTRAARAISEFVDSLSNWYVRLNRKRFWSGDNAAYQTLYQCLETVSRLIAPFAPFYADELYRALTASGTSVHLAEFPKMDQSLSAPELEKRQQLAQDITSMTLALRRKVNIKVRQPLGSLMVPALDDEMHSMLDAISGLVKDEINVKELKIVGNDENIIVKSAKPDFKKLGPKHGKNMKAVAEAIKSLDSKAVATLEGQGYIDLNINGAEIHVDACDVDIVSEDIPGWLVANNGQVTIALDVTVTPELKREGIAREIVNRVQNIRKQSGFEVTDRICLVFSPCDATDEAIREYSSYISRQVLANSLEIAPVAAGEEGVSELAIDDVNLYVKISLNK; encoded by the coding sequence ATGGCGAAGAGATTCAAGGAATATGGCGGGCTGAATCTGCCCGAAATCAATCAGAGAGTGCTCGGACAGTGGAGTGACGAGGATGTGTTCCGCCGTACCATGTCGGAGCGCGAAGGTTGTCCGTCGTTTGTGTTTTTTGAGGGTCCCCCTTCTGCTAACGGCCGTCCGGGCATCCATCATGTGCTTGCCAGGACTATCAAGGATATTTTCTGCCGTTATAAGACTATGCAGGGATTCCAGGTGAAGCGCAAGGCTGGATGGGACACCCATGGGCTTCCTGTGGAGCTTGGCGTTGAAAAGGAGCTCGGCATCACCAAGGAGGATATCGGTAAGAAGATATCTGTTGATGAATACAATGCTGCATGCCGTCGAGAGGTGATGAAGTACACTGACCAGTGGGAGGACCTCACCAAGCGTATGGGATATTGGGTGGATATGCCTAATGCATATATCACCTATGACAACCGGTATATCGAGACTGTGTGGTGGCTGCTGAGCAAGCTTTACGAGAAGGGCTACCTTTATAAAGGGTACACCATCCAGCCTTATTCTCCCGCTGCCGGTACAGGACTGAGCTCTCACGAGCTCAACCAGCCCGGATGTTACCGTGATGTTAAGGACACTACCTGTGTGGCCCAGTTCAAGGTGGTTGACGACAATTCACCTGCACTTGCTCCCTACAGGGATATTCTTTTCCAGTGGGGTACACCTTATTTCCTGGCATGGACCACCACTCCATGGACTCTTCCGTCAAATACCGCCCTGGCTGTAGGCCCGGAAATTGCTTACAATATCGTACGCACCTACAATCCATATTCGGGCAAGCCTATCACTGTGGTTGCCGCTGATGCGCTTATGGGCTCGCTTTTCAATGCAAAGGCCTGCGAGCTCAGACTCGATGAATATAACAAGGGTGACAAGCTTGTGCCTTATGAGGTGGTGGCAACAGTGAAGGGTGCCGACCTTGTGGGTATAAATTATGAGCAGCTTCTTCCTTGGGTTAACCCGGGAGAGGGCGCGTTCCGTGTGATACCTGGAGACTATGTGACCACTGAGGACGGAACAGGCATTGTGCATATAGCCGGCACGTTCGGTGCCGATGACCTCCGCGTGTCAAAGCAGAGCGGAGTGCCGCCGCTACATCTTATAGACCGTGACGGCAATATCCGTCCGATGGTCGACATGACAGGCCGTTTCTATCTGATGAGTGATCTTGATCCGAAGTTTGTCAGCGAGATGGTTGATGCGGAGGCTTACAAGGCATGGGAAGGTAAGTATGTCAAGAACGCTTACGACCCTGCTGCCACAGAGGAGACCGAGACTCTTGACGTGCAGATATGCATGGAGCTTAAAGCCACCGACAAAGTGTACAAGATAGAGAAGCATACACACAACTATCCTCATTGCTGGCGTACCGACAAACCGGTGCTCTACTATCCGCTTGACAGCTGGTTCATAAAGACCACAGCAGTGCGTGAGCGTCTGATGGAGCTTAATGAGGGCATCAACTGGAAGCCTGCGTCCACAGGTTCGGGCCGTTTCGGAAAATGGCTTGAGAACCTTCAGGACTGGAATCTGTCACGCAGCCGTTACTGGGGGACACCTCTGCCCATATGGCGTACAGAGGACGGAGCCGAGGAGATGTGCATCTCGTCGGTAGAGCAGCTCTGTGCCGAGATGGACCGTGCGGTTGAAGCCGGACTCATGAAGGAGAACCTTTATCGCAAGGCTGGATTTGAGCCCGGAGTATATGCAAAGGAAAATTACGACAAGATAGACCTGCACCGTCCTTATGTCGATGATATAGTGCTCCTGTCGCCGTCCGGCAAGCCGATGTATCGCGAGAAAGACCTCATAGACGTGTGGTTTGACTCCGGATCAATGCCTTATGCACAGATTCATTATCCGTTTGAGAACAAGGAGGCGTTTGACAATCGTGAGGTATATCCCGCCGACTTCATCGCCGAGGGTGTCGATCAGACCCGCGGATGGTTCTTCACTCTCCATGCGATCGCCGGAATGCTCTTTGACTCTGTAGCTTACAAGGCTGTGGTATCCAATGGGCTTGTCCTTGACAAGTTTGGCAACAAAATGTCAAAGCGTCTTGGCAATGCGGTGGATCCTTTCGGGCAGATTGAGAAATTCGGTGCCGATCCGGTGCGCTGGTACATGATATCCAATTCATCACCATGGGATAATCTCAAGTATGATGAGAACGGAGTGGCGGAGACTTCGCGCAAGTTCTTCTCCACGCTATACAATACATATGGTTTCTTCGCACTGTATGCCAACCTTGACGGATTTGATCCGACTGCTCCGGCAATTCCTGTTGCCGAGCGTCCCGAGATAGACCGCTGGGTGCTCTCCCTGCTCAACACTCTGGTGGGGACTGTCACCGAGTCGCTTGACGATTATGAGCCCACACGTGCAGCACGTGCGATATCAGAATTTGTCGACTCGCTCTCCAACTGGTATGTACGCCTCAACCGCAAACGTTTCTGGAGTGGTGATAACGCCGCTTATCAGACTCTTTATCAGTGTCTGGAGACAGTATCGCGTCTCATCGCTCCTTTTGCACCGTTCTATGCCGACGAGCTGTATCGCGCCCTCACAGCATCCGGCACATCAGTGCATCTTGCAGAATTCCCCAAGATGGATCAGTCACTCTCGGCTCCCGAGCTTGAGAAGCGTCAGCAGTTGGCTCAGGATATCACATCCATGACACTTGCTCTACGCAGAAAGGTCAACATTAAGGTGCGTCAGCCGCTCGGCTCTCTTATGGTGCCTGCGCTTGACGATGAAATGCATTCGATGCTTGACGCGATCTCCGGGCTTGTGAAGGATGAGATAAATGTAAAAGAGCTCAAGATTGTAGGCAATGATGAAAACATCATTGTAAAGAGTGCGAAACCTGACTTCAAAAAGCTTGGTCCGAAGCATGGCAAGAATATGAAGGCTGTTGCAGAAGCCATCAAGTCGCTTGATTCAAAGGCCGTGGCAACTCTTGAGGGGCAGGGATATATTGACCTGAATATAAATGGCGCAGAGATTCATGTTGACGCTTGCGATGTTGATATAGTTTCGGAGGATATCCCGGGCTGGCTCGTCGCAAACAACGGACAGGTGACAATCGCACTCGATGTGACTGTCACACCGGAGTTGAAGCGCGAAGGCATAGCTCGCGAGATAGTCAACCGTGTGCAGAACATACGTAAGCAGAGCGGATTTGAGGTCACCGACCGTATTTGCCTTGTGTTCTCACCCTGCGATGCTACTGATGAAGCTATCAGGGAGTATTCATCTTACATATCTCGTCAGGTACTTGCCAATTCTCTTGAGATCGCACCTGTTGCAGCCGGAGAGGAAGGAGTCAGCGAACTCGCCATAGATGATGTGAACCTTTATGTGAAAATTTCGTTAAATAAGTAA